The proteins below come from a single Burkholderia sp. PAMC 26561 genomic window:
- a CDS encoding 2-dehydropantoate 2-reductase: protein MKICIYGAGAIGGYMGGQLARAGADVSFVARGPHLAAMQANGLRLQIEGQEHTVKARFTHDPAELGAQDFVIIALKAHSVPGVVDQMPPLLGPDTAVITAVNGLPYWYFHDHGGALSGTTLESVDPGGRQWQILGPERAIGCVLNPAAIILEPGVIRHVHGKKFPIGEPDGQITPRLQAFHDIMAAADMEAPMRDDIRDEIWLKLWGSVCVNPISALTGATLDVLTSDPAVRDLARSMMLEAQEIAERLGVHFRVDIEKRIDGAGAVGSHKTSMLLDCEARRPMEIDPIVTVVQEIGRKLGVKTPMIDAVLALIKLREGVNQGTARPRIKTIESFTRSRKAA from the coding sequence ATGAAAATCTGCATTTACGGAGCGGGTGCGATTGGCGGTTACATGGGTGGGCAGCTTGCGAGAGCTGGCGCGGACGTCAGCTTTGTTGCACGCGGGCCGCATCTCGCCGCGATGCAAGCTAACGGCCTGCGCCTGCAAATCGAAGGACAAGAGCATACCGTCAAGGCCCGATTCACCCACGATCCTGCTGAACTGGGAGCACAGGACTTCGTGATCATCGCGTTGAAGGCGCACTCGGTTCCGGGTGTCGTCGACCAGATGCCGCCATTACTTGGCCCCGATACCGCCGTCATCACCGCCGTCAACGGCTTGCCGTACTGGTACTTCCACGATCATGGCGGCGCGTTGTCGGGCACGACACTTGAAAGCGTCGATCCGGGCGGTCGCCAATGGCAGATCCTCGGACCCGAGCGCGCGATTGGCTGCGTGCTCAATCCCGCTGCCATCATTCTCGAGCCCGGCGTGATCCGCCATGTCCATGGCAAGAAATTTCCCATCGGCGAGCCCGATGGGCAGATCACGCCGCGACTGCAGGCGTTCCACGACATCATGGCCGCCGCCGACATGGAAGCGCCGATGCGCGACGACATCCGCGACGAAATCTGGCTCAAGCTCTGGGGAAGTGTCTGCGTCAATCCGATCAGCGCACTGACCGGCGCGACGCTCGATGTATTGACCAGCGATCCGGCCGTGCGCGATCTGGCGCGCAGCATGATGTTGGAGGCGCAGGAAATCGCGGAACGGCTTGGCGTGCATTTTCGTGTCGATATTGAAAAGCGCATCGATGGCGCAGGCGCCGTGGGTTCGCACAAGACGTCGATGCTGCTCGACTGCGAAGCCCGCCGGCCAATGGAAATCGATCCGATCGTAACCGTCGTTCAGGAAATCGGCCGAAAGCTTGGCGTAAAGACGCCAATGATCGATGCTGTGCTCGCGCTCATCAAGCTGCGCGAGGGCGTGAATCAAGGCACGGCGCGTCCGCGCATCAAAACCATTGAATCCTTCACACGCTCCCGGAAAGCCGCTTAA
- the frc gene encoding formyl-CoA transferase: MSKALTGVRILDFTHVQSGPTCTQLLAWFGADVIKVERAGIGDITREQLRDVPDADSLYFTMLNHNKRSVTIDTKNPEGKKVLESLVKSCDVLVENFAPGALDRMGFTWERIQELNPKMIVASVKGFGPGPYEDYKVYENVAQCTGGAASTTGFDDGPPVVSGAQIGDSGTGLHLALGIVTALYQRNATGRGQKVLAAMQDGVLNLCRVKLRDQQRLERTGVMKEYPQYPNGEFGEAVPRAGNASGGGQPGWILKCKGWETDPNAYIYFITQAPVWGAICNVVGKPEWIDHPDFSTAAARLPHLKDIFAEIEQWTMTKTKFEAMDILNQHDIPCGPILSMKEIAEDTSLRKTGTIVEVDHPVRGKYLTVGNPIKLSDSPTEVTRSPLLGEHTDEVMTELGYSADQIATLRSLGAI, from the coding sequence ATGAGCAAAGCCCTCACCGGCGTCCGCATCCTCGACTTCACACATGTCCAGTCAGGCCCGACCTGCACCCAACTCCTCGCATGGTTCGGCGCCGACGTCATCAAGGTCGAACGCGCCGGCATCGGCGATATCACCCGCGAACAACTCCGCGATGTCCCCGACGCCGACAGCCTCTACTTCACGATGCTGAACCACAACAAACGCTCGGTGACCATCGATACGAAAAATCCCGAAGGCAAGAAGGTCCTCGAATCGCTCGTAAAAAGCTGCGACGTGCTGGTCGAAAACTTCGCGCCAGGCGCACTCGACCGCATGGGCTTCACCTGGGAACGCATCCAGGAACTGAATCCAAAGATGATCGTGGCATCGGTGAAAGGCTTCGGACCAGGACCCTACGAGGACTACAAGGTCTACGAGAATGTCGCGCAATGCACCGGCGGCGCAGCATCGACAACAGGTTTCGATGACGGCCCGCCCGTTGTCAGCGGCGCTCAAATCGGCGATTCGGGCACCGGACTGCACCTGGCGCTCGGGATCGTCACCGCGCTCTACCAGCGCAACGCGACGGGCCGCGGCCAGAAGGTGCTCGCGGCCATGCAGGACGGCGTGCTCAACCTGTGCCGCGTGAAACTGCGCGATCAGCAGCGCCTCGAACGCACCGGCGTGATGAAGGAATATCCGCAATATCCGAACGGCGAGTTCGGCGAGGCAGTGCCGCGTGCGGGCAACGCATCGGGCGGCGGGCAGCCAGGCTGGATCCTGAAGTGCAAGGGCTGGGAGACGGACCCGAACGCATACATCTACTTCATCACGCAGGCGCCCGTGTGGGGCGCAATCTGCAATGTGGTCGGCAAGCCGGAATGGATCGATCATCCGGACTTCAGCACGGCGGCGGCAAGGCTTCCTCATCTGAAGGACATCTTCGCCGAGATCGAACAGTGGACCATGACCAAGACCAAGTTCGAAGCAATGGACATCCTGAATCAACACGACATTCCGTGCGGACCGATCTTGTCGATGAAGGAAATTGCCGAGGACACGTCACTGCGAAAGACGGGGACGATCGTGGAAGTGGATCATCCGGTGCGCGGCAAATACCTGACGGTCGGCAACCCGATCAAACTCTCCGACAGCCCCACCGAGGTCACGCGTTCACCGCTTTTAGGTGAACACACCGACGAGGTCATGACAGAACTCGGCTACTCGGCCGACCAGATCGCGACGCTGCGCAGCCTGGGCGCGATCTGA
- a CDS encoding LysR family transcriptional regulator gives MKNDGTSDLEFFVQLARLGSLSAAARALDLTPPAATRRLALMEQRLGVRLVNRTTRSTSLTDEGDTYLRHAIRILAATREMEDAVSRSREAPRGILRVNASLGFGRTTIAPLVSAFVQRYPQVEVQLDVTDRPIDIVEQGFDLAIRFGALPDTRLNARRIMSNRRFLCASPAYLQRHGNPTALSDLGRHRTILHRQNDDAYGVWRFTRDGETVSVKVPGGLSSNDGDIVLGWALDGHGISIRSEWDLAKYLESGRLKVVLPEFLLPPADLFVYYPSRRNQPARIRAFIDFLAEHFRTSQ, from the coding sequence GTGAAGAACGACGGCACCTCGGATCTCGAATTTTTCGTTCAGCTTGCACGCCTTGGCAGCTTGTCGGCGGCCGCGCGCGCGCTCGATCTGACGCCGCCGGCCGCAACACGCCGGCTTGCATTGATGGAACAACGCCTGGGAGTCAGGCTCGTGAATCGCACCACGCGCAGCACGAGCCTCACCGACGAAGGCGATACTTATTTGCGTCACGCCATCCGCATTCTTGCTGCAACGCGGGAGATGGAAGACGCGGTATCGCGCAGCCGCGAAGCGCCGCGCGGCATCTTGCGTGTGAATGCATCGCTTGGATTTGGCCGCACGACCATCGCGCCGCTCGTCTCCGCGTTCGTGCAGCGCTATCCGCAAGTCGAAGTTCAGCTTGATGTGACGGACAGGCCTATCGATATCGTCGAGCAAGGGTTCGATCTCGCTATTCGCTTCGGCGCACTCCCCGATACGCGGCTCAACGCGCGCCGCATCATGTCGAACCGGCGCTTTCTGTGTGCATCGCCAGCGTATTTACAACGGCATGGCAATCCCACCGCACTCAGTGACCTCGGGCGCCACAGGACCATCCTGCATCGGCAGAACGACGATGCCTATGGCGTATGGCGCTTCACGCGCGATGGCGAGACGGTATCGGTGAAAGTGCCGGGCGGCTTGTCGAGCAACGACGGCGACATCGTCCTTGGATGGGCGCTCGACGGACACGGCATCTCCATCCGCTCCGAATGGGACCTCGCCAAGTACCTCGAAAGCGGACGCCTGAAAGTCGTGTTGCCTGAGTTTCTTCTGCCGCCAGCCGATCTGTTTGTCTACTATCCGAGCCGCCGCAACCAGCCGGCGCGCATTCGTGCGTTCATCGATTTCCTGGCAGAGCACTTTCGCACGTCCCAGTGA
- the oxlT gene encoding oxalate/formate MFS antiporter, giving the protein MANADTLTAPAGSNPKRGVHNNRWAQLAIGIICMGLVANLQYAWTLFVVPMDAKHHWGQAAIQTAFTVFIVTETWLVPLEGWLVDKFGPRPVVIGGSICAAIGWIIDANATSLYHLYIAAVIAGIGAGCVYGTCVGTALKWFPDKRGLAAGLTAAGFGAGAAVTVIPISNMIQTSGYEHAFMFFGIFQGVCIFLLALMLVRPRPPAHAVPAKRVVASKIDYTTGQMVRSPLFWVLYLMFVFVAAGGVIATAQLGPIAKEYGFAKMPVSILGVTLPLLTMALSIDNLCNGFTRPLCGWISDKIGRENTMFFIFIGEGIALLGLMEFGHNPYLFMFFAAITFLCWGEIFSIFPATCADTFGSKYAAANAGTLYTAKGTASMLVPLASVLSAIGSWDAVFIATATISIAAGLCAKFVLAPMRKRWIDNTVAESSRLDAASFQTAWSETPRNSSAQ; this is encoded by the coding sequence ATGGCAAACGCAGATACGCTCACGGCACCCGCCGGAAGCAACCCGAAACGCGGGGTGCATAACAACCGATGGGCGCAGCTTGCCATCGGCATCATTTGCATGGGGCTGGTTGCCAACCTGCAATACGCGTGGACCTTGTTCGTTGTCCCAATGGATGCAAAACACCACTGGGGACAGGCCGCGATTCAAACGGCATTCACGGTGTTCATCGTGACGGAAACGTGGCTCGTGCCGCTCGAAGGTTGGCTCGTCGATAAATTCGGCCCGCGTCCGGTTGTCATCGGCGGCTCGATTTGCGCGGCGATTGGCTGGATCATCGATGCCAACGCCACTAGCCTCTACCACCTGTATATCGCGGCGGTCATCGCCGGGATCGGCGCCGGTTGCGTGTACGGCACGTGCGTGGGCACGGCGCTCAAGTGGTTTCCGGACAAGCGTGGTCTTGCAGCGGGCCTGACGGCAGCCGGTTTCGGCGCAGGTGCGGCGGTCACGGTGATCCCTATCTCGAACATGATCCAGACCTCGGGCTATGAACACGCATTCATGTTCTTCGGCATCTTCCAGGGCGTCTGCATCTTCCTGCTTGCGTTGATGCTGGTGCGTCCGCGTCCGCCCGCACATGCGGTTCCGGCGAAGCGCGTGGTGGCATCGAAGATCGATTACACGACGGGGCAGATGGTCCGCTCACCTTTGTTCTGGGTGCTGTACCTGATGTTCGTGTTCGTGGCTGCCGGCGGCGTGATCGCCACGGCGCAACTCGGTCCGATCGCGAAGGAATACGGCTTCGCCAAGATGCCGGTCAGCATTCTCGGCGTCACGCTGCCGCTGCTTACGATGGCGCTTTCCATCGATAACCTTTGCAACGGTTTCACGCGTCCCTTGTGCGGCTGGATCTCCGACAAGATCGGCCGTGAGAACACGATGTTCTTCATCTTTATCGGCGAAGGGATTGCGTTGCTCGGGCTGATGGAGTTCGGCCACAACCCGTATCTCTTCATGTTCTTCGCGGCGATCACGTTCCTGTGCTGGGGCGAAATCTTCTCGATCTTCCCTGCAACCTGCGCGGATACATTCGGCAGCAAGTACGCTGCTGCCAACGCCGGTACCTTGTACACGGCGAAGGGCACGGCTTCCATGCTTGTGCCGCTGGCGTCGGTGCTGTCGGCGATCGGTTCGTGGGATGCGGTGTTCATCGCGACGGCGACCATCTCGATTGCAGCCGGTTTGTGCGCCAAGTTCGTCCTGGCGCCGATGAGAAAGCGCTGGATCGACAATACGGTGGCCGAATCCAGCCGGCTCGATGCCGCTTCGTTCCAGACCGCCTGGTCCGAAACACCGCGCAATTCGTCGGCGCAATGA
- the frc gene encoding formyl-CoA transferase gives MTRPLEGIKIIDFTHVQAGPACTQLLAWFGADVIKVERPGSGDVTRTQLRDIPNVDALYFTMLNSNKKSLTLDTKKPEGKEVLEKLIKESDVMVENFGPGALDRMGFPWEHIKELNPKMILASVKGFSDGHHYDDLKVYENVAQCAGGSASTTGFWDGPPTISAAALGDSNTGMHLAIGILTALIGRDKTGKGQKVAVSMQDSVLNLCRVKLRDQQRLDRLGYLEEYPQYPHGEFSDVVPRGGNAGGGGQPGWVLKCKGWETDPNSYIYFTIQGHAWAPICKAIGKPEWIEDPKYNTASARQPHIFDIFATIETWLADKTKFEAVDILRKFDIPCAPVLTMKELANDPSLRESGTITEVQHKERGSYLTVGSPIKFSDMKPDITASPLLGEHTDEVLASLGYSSDQISKLHDAQAV, from the coding sequence ATGACCAGGCCCCTCGAAGGCATCAAGATCATCGACTTCACGCACGTTCAGGCCGGACCGGCTTGCACGCAGTTGCTCGCGTGGTTCGGTGCGGACGTGATCAAGGTCGAACGTCCCGGTTCCGGCGACGTGACGCGCACGCAATTGCGCGATATCCCGAACGTGGATGCGCTGTACTTCACCATGTTGAACAGCAACAAGAAGTCGCTCACGCTCGACACCAAGAAGCCCGAAGGCAAGGAAGTGCTCGAAAAGCTCATCAAGGAATCGGACGTGATGGTCGAGAATTTCGGGCCGGGCGCACTCGACCGGATGGGGTTCCCGTGGGAGCACATCAAGGAACTGAACCCGAAGATGATTTTGGCGTCCGTCAAGGGCTTCAGTGACGGCCATCATTACGACGACCTCAAGGTCTACGAAAACGTGGCGCAGTGCGCGGGCGGATCGGCATCGACGACCGGTTTCTGGGACGGTCCTCCGACCATCAGCGCAGCCGCGCTCGGCGACAGCAACACGGGCATGCACCTGGCCATTGGCATTTTGACGGCATTGATTGGCCGCGACAAAACCGGCAAGGGCCAGAAGGTGGCGGTATCGATGCAGGACAGCGTGCTGAATCTGTGCCGCGTGAAACTGCGCGATCAGCAGCGCCTCGACCGCCTGGGCTATCTGGAAGAGTATCCGCAATACCCGCACGGTGAATTCAGCGATGTCGTCCCACGCGGCGGCAATGCCGGCGGCGGCGGTCAGCCGGGCTGGGTGCTCAAGTGCAAGGGCTGGGAAACGGACCCGAACTCGTACATCTACTTCACGATCCAGGGCCACGCGTGGGCGCCGATCTGCAAGGCGATCGGCAAGCCGGAATGGATCGAGGATCCGAAGTACAACACCGCCTCGGCACGCCAGCCGCATATCTTCGACATCTTCGCGACCATCGAAACCTGGCTCGCCGACAAAACCAAGTTCGAAGCCGTCGATATCCTGCGCAAGTTCGACATTCCATGCGCACCAGTCCTGACGATGAAGGAACTGGCCAACGATCCGTCGCTGCGCGAGAGCGGCACGATCACGGAAGTCCAGCACAAGGAACGCGGCTCGTACCTGACCGTGGGCAGCCCGATCAAGTTCTCCGACATGAAGCCGGACATCACGGCGTCACCTTTGCTCGGCGAACACACGGACGAAGTGCTTGCAAGCCTCGGTTACAGCAGCGACCAGATCAGCAAGCTGCACGACGCTCAAGCGGTTTGA
- a CDS encoding PAS domain S-box protein, translated as MNTKTSPIDFEQLVDVIGDAIVISDASGAITLWNPAAERMFGFTPDEALGHSLDIIIPERLRGRHWTGYEKTMATGETRYGHDVLRVPAVHKDGRTLSIAFTVALLHSAGPDAVVTGIVAVIRDETTRFTEERNLKKRLTELEGKPGG; from the coding sequence GTGAATACAAAAACATCCCCAATCGATTTCGAACAACTGGTCGACGTGATCGGCGACGCCATCGTGATCTCCGATGCAAGCGGGGCCATCACGTTATGGAATCCCGCAGCAGAGCGCATGTTCGGGTTCACGCCCGATGAAGCGCTCGGCCATTCGCTCGACATCATCATTCCCGAGCGATTGCGAGGGCGTCACTGGACGGGCTACGAAAAGACCATGGCAACCGGCGAAACGCGCTATGGCCACGACGTGTTGCGTGTTCCTGCCGTGCACAAGGACGGGCGGACTTTATCGATTGCGTTCACGGTCGCGTTGCTCCATTCGGCGGGACCGGACGCCGTGGTGACGGGCATCGTCGCCGTCATCCGCGACGAAACCACCCGCTTCACCGAAGAACGCAACCTGAAGAAACGTCTGACCGAACTCGAAGGCAAACCGGGCGGTTGA
- a CDS encoding LysR family transcriptional regulator codes for MRNATFRQLKIFETVARRLSFSRAAEELYLTQPAVSTQVKQLEEHAGLPLFEQLGKKIYLTSAGVEMLHHSRAILEQFREADDAMARLKGISGGTLNVAVISAGDYFFPRLLAEFTKRNPDVKLNLAVHNREELLHQLTDNLTDLAIMVRPPKDMDTDNVSFAPHPYVIVAPPDHPLVGVKNIPLESLSEEPFIVRERGSDTWNSMEEGFAGRLKSLNVAMEITSTETIKQAVIAGMGISFLSAHTIAMELQVGRLAVLDIKGFPVMLNWYLVHRHNKRLPAVAAAFKQFLIDEGAAQISAITHIG; via the coding sequence ATGCGCAACGCGACGTTCAGGCAACTCAAAATATTCGAAACCGTCGCCCGAAGACTCAGCTTTTCCCGAGCCGCCGAGGAGCTCTACCTCACGCAGCCGGCGGTTTCCACGCAGGTGAAGCAACTCGAGGAGCACGCCGGCCTGCCGCTCTTCGAGCAGCTCGGGAAGAAGATCTACCTGACGAGCGCAGGGGTCGAAATGCTCCATCACAGCCGCGCAATCCTCGAACAATTCCGCGAAGCCGACGACGCCATGGCCCGTCTTAAGGGTATTTCCGGAGGCACGCTCAACGTGGCGGTCATCAGCGCGGGCGATTATTTTTTTCCGCGCCTGCTCGCCGAATTCACCAAGCGCAATCCCGACGTCAAGCTCAACCTCGCGGTGCATAACCGTGAGGAACTGCTGCACCAGCTCACCGACAACCTCACCGACCTGGCCATCATGGTTCGGCCGCCGAAAGACATGGACACCGACAACGTGTCTTTCGCGCCGCATCCGTACGTGATCGTCGCGCCGCCGGATCATCCGCTGGTCGGCGTGAAGAACATCCCGCTCGAGTCGCTCTCCGAGGAGCCGTTCATCGTGAGAGAACGGGGTTCGGACACCTGGAATTCCATGGAAGAAGGGTTTGCTGGAAGGCTCAAGTCGCTCAACGTCGCCATGGAGATCACCAGCACGGAGACCATCAAGCAGGCCGTGATCGCGGGCATGGGCATCAGCTTCCTGTCCGCTCACACGATCGCCATGGAACTGCAGGTCGGGCGTCTTGCCGTGCTCGATATCAAGGGTTTTCCCGTCATGCTCAACTGGTATCTCGTGCATCGCCACAACAAGCGCCTTCCGGCCGTAGCGGCAGCGTTCAAGCAGTTCCTGATCGATGAAGGTGCGGCGCAAATCTCGGCGATAACGCATATCGGGTAA
- a CDS encoding LysR family transcriptional regulator: MSRNLVAEAGLKGSGVSLQQLRLFVTLAEHRSFTQAGNALGVTQSAASRSIRELEELLDLRLFDRTTRHVALTDTGRALLPRIALLVDELEVALRFGQEVSTAESGAVSIACSASVVASVVPALLASCRASYPNLSLKLHDAPQDRVLDMLRSGDADLAILIEPQESRDLSTETLFSDTFCAIVPARHPLASNATVRWRELSGADLFLLDDTAGSADMIADALGQQGVSNVRVQRLTQAASIVQMVATGLGIGIQPMHAWPAPAHALVQAVRLSPPVSRNIVLAKHRERTLESQARRIWTHVVSSYREEHKLLQTADA; encoded by the coding sequence ATGAGCAGGAATCTCGTCGCCGAAGCAGGGCTGAAGGGGTCCGGCGTGTCCTTGCAGCAGTTGCGCCTGTTCGTCACCCTTGCCGAACACCGGAGCTTCACGCAGGCCGGCAACGCGCTCGGCGTGACGCAATCGGCGGCGAGCCGCAGCATCAGGGAGCTGGAAGAGCTGCTTGACTTGCGGCTCTTCGATCGCACCACGCGCCACGTCGCGCTCACCGATACGGGCCGCGCCTTGCTTCCCCGCATCGCGCTCCTCGTCGATGAACTCGAAGTCGCGCTGCGGTTTGGGCAAGAGGTATCGACGGCGGAAAGCGGCGCGGTATCGATTGCATGCAGCGCAAGCGTGGTTGCTTCAGTCGTTCCGGCGCTGCTTGCGTCCTGCCGGGCGAGCTATCCGAATCTCTCGCTCAAGCTGCACGACGCGCCGCAAGACCGCGTGCTCGACATGCTGCGTTCGGGCGACGCCGATCTGGCCATCCTGATCGAGCCGCAGGAAAGTCGCGACTTGTCCACTGAGACGCTGTTCTCCGATACCTTTTGCGCGATCGTGCCGGCGCGTCATCCGCTGGCATCGAATGCAACGGTTCGATGGCGCGAGCTGAGCGGCGCCGACCTGTTCCTTCTCGACGATACCGCCGGCAGCGCCGACATGATCGCCGACGCGCTTGGCCAGCAAGGGGTATCGAACGTCAGGGTGCAGCGCCTGACGCAAGCGGCGAGCATCGTGCAGATGGTCGCGACGGGTCTCGGGATCGGCATCCAGCCGATGCACGCCTGGCCCGCGCCAGCGCATGCGCTGGTTCAAGCGGTGCGGTTGTCGCCGCCGGTGAGCCGCAATATCGTGCTCGCGAAGCATCGGGAACGTACGCTGGAATCGCAAGCGAGACGCATCTGGACCCACGTCGTTTCGTCGTATCGCGAGGAGCACAAGCTGCTGCAAACGGCTGACGCCTGA
- a CDS encoding GntR family transcriptional regulator, with the protein MTLSLAPINATVSLRDQAYARLRQAISEADIYRSREEIRLDEKDLTEALGVSRTPIREAMTLLEQEGFLRTVPRRGIYIVRKTKHEIVEMINMWAALESMAARLATQRATDEEIASLRHMFDHFQNTAPAEHIDEYSEANIAFHQAIVQLSKSQILFDTIKNIFVHVRAIRKMTISQSDRAARSIEDHMRIIEALEARDTELVERLVRQHSLDLAAFVQKNCDFLD; encoded by the coding sequence GTGACGCTTTCGCTGGCGCCGATCAATGCGACGGTTTCGTTGCGTGATCAGGCTTATGCCCGGCTGCGTCAGGCCATATCGGAAGCGGATATTTATCGTTCGCGGGAAGAGATCAGGCTGGACGAGAAGGATTTGACCGAAGCGTTGGGTGTGAGTCGTACGCCTATACGCGAGGCCATGACGTTACTCGAGCAGGAAGGTTTTCTGCGCACGGTGCCGCGTCGTGGGATTTACATCGTGCGCAAGACCAAGCACGAGATTGTCGAGATGATCAACATGTGGGCCGCGCTTGAGAGCATGGCGGCGAGGCTCGCGACTCAACGCGCGACGGATGAAGAGATCGCTTCGCTTCGTCATATGTTCGATCATTTTCAGAATACGGCGCCGGCTGAGCATATTGATGAGTATTCGGAGGCGAATATTGCCTTTCACCAGGCGATTGTGCAGTTGAGCAAGTCGCAGATTCTCTTCGATACGATCAAGAATATATTTGTGCACGTGCGGGCAATCCGGAAGATGACGATTTCGCAAAGCGACCGGGCAGCGAGATCGATCGAGGATCATATGAGGATTATTGAAGCGCTTGAAGCGCGGGATACCGAATTGGTCGAGAGATTGGTCAGGCAGCATTCGCTGGATCTGGCCGCGTTCGTGCAAAAGAATTGCGATTTTCTGGATTAG
- a CDS encoding DUF4148 domain-containing protein encodes MTKSLFPALLIASALAAPTFAFAQDNAPVTRAEVRAQLSTLEKAGYNPATNDNYYPQGLQAAQQRVDAANGVETQSYGPSTSGTSASGMRATMAPASPIQQHSIYFGH; translated from the coding sequence ATGACCAAGTCACTTTTCCCCGCCCTGCTGATTGCATCGGCACTTGCAGCACCGACTTTTGCCTTCGCCCAGGACAACGCACCGGTTACGCGCGCAGAGGTTCGCGCCCAGTTGAGCACCCTGGAAAAGGCGGGCTATAACCCGGCGACAAACGACAACTATTATCCGCAGGGCTTGCAAGCTGCACAGCAGCGTGTTGATGCAGCCAACGGCGTAGAAACGCAGTCTTATGGTCCGTCGACAAGCGGTACATCGGCATCAGGCATGCGCGCGACGATGGCCCCCGCATCGCCGATTCAACAGCATTCGATTTACTTCGGGCACTAA
- a CDS encoding YbfB/YjiJ family MFS transporter, with protein sequence MIDEPRNTAAPYFPASDTAHSRRTTLVLAVGLSFGTAIALGLTRFSYALLLPAMKADLGWSFAQAGAMNTANALGYLLGALTFPLLARRWPAGVCFIWGCVLTAVLMIAGGLVSDTHALLVQRVVTGMTSASVFVGGSVLAARLASAHPHDAGLVLGLYYGGAGLGIIAAALLVPVTVLPGVHGWQWAWFALAAACGLASVAAVMAARKTGIHEAAPVAANLQSAARLPLTRLGFMLAGYGLFGVGYIGYMTFLIALLRSTGMSSAVVTGFYVLLGVATIGSARIWSGLLNRMRGGQALAVFNGVLAFATIMPAVFAQPVVAFVSGALFGATFLSAVASTTAFVRHNLPAAQWTRGIGAFTIVFAFGQIVGPVVIGWISDGAGLARGLMYSSAMLAVGAVLAALQKPLASTRT encoded by the coding sequence ATGATCGACGAACCCCGTAACACCGCGGCACCATACTTTCCTGCATCGGACACAGCGCACTCGCGGCGCACGACGCTCGTGCTTGCGGTGGGTTTATCGTTCGGCACTGCGATTGCACTCGGCCTCACGCGCTTCTCCTACGCGCTGTTATTGCCCGCCATGAAAGCCGATCTCGGCTGGAGTTTCGCGCAAGCCGGCGCGATGAACACGGCAAACGCGCTCGGTTATCTGCTCGGCGCGCTGACTTTCCCATTGCTCGCGCGCCGCTGGCCGGCGGGCGTGTGTTTCATTTGGGGATGCGTGCTGACGGCGGTCCTGATGATCGCGGGCGGTCTCGTTTCCGATACCCATGCGCTACTCGTTCAACGCGTCGTGACCGGCATGACGAGCGCATCCGTTTTTGTAGGCGGAAGCGTGCTTGCGGCGCGGCTTGCATCGGCTCATCCACACGATGCCGGTCTTGTCCTCGGCCTGTATTACGGCGGCGCGGGTCTTGGGATCATCGCGGCGGCGTTGCTGGTTCCCGTCACGGTATTGCCCGGCGTGCACGGCTGGCAATGGGCGTGGTTTGCGCTTGCGGCGGCCTGCGGACTTGCTTCGGTCGCGGCGGTCATGGCGGCGCGCAAGACAGGAATCCACGAGGCTGCGCCCGTGGCCGCAAACCTGCAGTCTGCCGCGCGTCTTCCTTTGACCCGGCTCGGTTTCATGCTCGCCGGATATGGGCTTTTCGGGGTCGGGTATATCGGCTACATGACGTTCCTGATCGCGCTGCTTCGATCCACGGGAATGAGCTCGGCGGTGGTCACGGGGTTCTATGTGCTGCTCGGCGTTGCGACCATCGGGTCGGCGCGGATATGGTCGGGACTGCTCAACCGCATGCGCGGCGGTCAGGCGCTTGCGGTGTTCAACGGCGTCCTCGCCTTCGCGACAATAATGCCCGCGGTGTTTGCGCAACCGGTCGTTGCGTTCGTGTCGGGCGCATTGTTCGGCGCGACGTTTTTATCGGCGGTGGCGTCGACTACGGCGTTCGTGCGGCATAACCTTCCCGCCGCGCAGTGGACGCGCGGCATCGGCGCATTCACGATCGTGTTCGCATTCGGCCAGATCGTCGGGCCGGTGGTGATCGGATGGATCTCGGACGGCGCGGGACTCGCGCGCGGCCTGATGTACTCATCCGCGATGCTTGCTGTCGGCGCGGTTTTAGCCGCATTGCAGAAGCCCTTGGCTAGCACGCGCACATGA